In the Kwoniella shandongensis chromosome 1, complete sequence genome, one interval contains:
- a CDS encoding FK506-binding protein 1 — MGVTVETISPGDGKNFPKPGDQVAIHYVGTLLDGSKFDSSRDRGSPFTCRIGQGQVIKGWDEGVPQLSIGQKANLICSPDYAYGARGFPPVIPPNSTLKFEVELLKIN; from the exons ATGGGTGTCACTGTTGAG ACTATCTCGCCCGGAGACGGCAAGAACTTCCCCAAGCCCGGAGACCAGGTTGCCATCCACT ACGTTGGTACCCTCCTCGACGGTTCCAAGTTCGACTCGTCTCGAGACCGTGGATCTCCCTTCACCTGCAGGATCGgccaagg CCAAGTCATCAAGGGTTGGGACGAGGGTGTTCCCCAGCTCTCCATCGGACAGAAAGCTAACCTCATCTGCTCCCCCGACTACG CTTACGGCGCTCGAGGTTTCCCTCCCGTCATCCCCCCCAACTCCACTCTCAAgttcgagg TCGAGCTCCTCAAGATCAACTAA